A genomic window from Levilactobacillus yonginensis includes:
- a CDS encoding N-acetyltransferase family protein, with protein MLLRQATMADLPQIESIIRDGRELLAAQSVDQWQGTYPSTSIIVDDIHQGWTVVLEEDNEILGTAAVIPGEDANYERIDGQWLTDQAPYLAIHRVAVSSHHRGRGLAGELFQRIFAQIDKAENVESIRIDTHPDNKGMQHVIKKNGFTETGMIDLINQDLDGVKDYAYERVTAHINPAHLVEIKATK; from the coding sequence ATGCTGTTACGACAAGCTACTATGGCCGACTTACCACAAATTGAATCTATTATCCGTGATGGGCGAGAGTTACTCGCAGCCCAATCCGTAGACCAATGGCAAGGGACGTACCCAAGTACTTCGATTATCGTCGACGACATTCACCAAGGGTGGACCGTCGTCTTAGAGGAAGACAACGAAATTTTGGGGACTGCTGCCGTCATTCCGGGGGAAGATGCTAACTATGAACGGATCGATGGGCAATGGTTGACTGACCAAGCGCCTTACTTAGCGATCCACCGCGTAGCAGTATCAAGCCACCATCGCGGTCGCGGTTTGGCCGGCGAACTGTTCCAACGGATCTTCGCTCAAATCGACAAGGCTGAAAATGTTGAAAGTATTCGGATTGACACGCACCCGGACAACAAGGGGATGCAACACGTGATCAAGAAGAATGGTTTCACTGAAACTGGTATGATCGACTTGATCAACCAGGACCTTGACGGTGTGAAGGATTATGCCTACGAACGGGTAACTGCCCACATCAACCCAGCTCATTTGGTTGAAATCAAGGCTACTAAATAA
- a CDS encoding MerR family transcriptional regulator, with product MMDESKKLLRKVTVEKLSFGIGDVAAATGVSQSQLRYWESKGYIQSEVINGSKNRKFTYKTLINVQQIKTSLDDGFTLAGAAKQMQKRADYFDTLRSFFESRFEGMTITDELTEINMGPFDPEAGKDLVARRVENKWRFKLIDHVK from the coding sequence ATGATGGATGAGTCAAAGAAATTATTGAGAAAAGTGACGGTTGAGAAATTAAGTTTTGGCATTGGGGATGTGGCGGCAGCAACGGGTGTTTCACAGAGCCAGCTTCGGTACTGGGAAAGTAAGGGTTACATTCAGAGCGAGGTCATCAACGGTAGTAAGAATCGTAAGTTTACCTATAAGACACTAATCAACGTGCAGCAAATCAAAACGTCTTTGGATGATGGGTTTACATTGGCCGGGGCCGCTAAGCAGATGCAAAAACGAGCAGATTACTTTGATACGTTACGCTCATTCTTTGAATCTCGGTTTGAGGGGATGACAATTACGGATGAACTCACTGAAATCAACATGGGTCCCTTTGATCCGGAAGCCGGCAAGGATCTAGTAGCACGGCGAGTAGAGAATAAATGGCGATTTAAGCTGATAGATCATGTGAAATAG
- a CDS encoding AzlD domain-containing protein, with translation MAISLTELWVILGCGAITVLSRALPFVFVKQMTMPSWLIDFLTFVPITIMTALCCQSLFVANPGHWATLNVANCLAAIPATLAGVLTKSLLMVVVIGIMAMAVLRYFSIGG, from the coding sequence ATGGCGATAAGTCTAACGGAACTTTGGGTTATTTTAGGATGTGGCGCGATTACCGTTCTCTCCCGGGCACTGCCCTTCGTCTTCGTCAAACAGATGACGATGCCCTCCTGGCTGATTGATTTTCTTACCTTTGTTCCCATCACGATTATGACCGCTTTGTGCTGCCAGAGCCTCTTTGTCGCCAATCCGGGACATTGGGCCACACTCAACGTTGCCAACTGCTTAGCGGCGATTCCAGCGACCCTAGCTGGCGTGCTGACCAAGAGTCTGCTCATGGTGGTGGTCATCGGTATCATGGCTATGGCCGTGCTTCGCTACTTCTCTATTGGTGGCTAG
- a CDS encoding cation diffusion facilitator family transporter, with translation MEKSGLTGSRFLLVTILNVVITVFELLGGILSGSLSLLSDAFHNLGDALSVVLSYIAHRIGGRRQTRSNTFGYRRAEILAALLNAGILIVISVVLAIEAVRRLMHPETVKGDIMLVVAVVSFLANLLSTILLNHGAKHNLNIRATYLHLLSDALASVGVIIGAVLITVWQIYWVDPVITILVAGYISYESWPIIKQTFDILMEASPALDYEGISQDLTALPEVEGVHHLHAWQIDENNVVVSVHVNMDDLPLSQVEPIYRQIEAVLCRKYGVNHVTIQAECHRGENESLFYQQNDWRHD, from the coding sequence TTGGAGAAGAGTGGGCTCACGGGGAGCCGGTTTTTGTTGGTAACGATTTTGAACGTTGTGATCACCGTGTTCGAGTTATTAGGGGGAATCCTGTCGGGTAGTCTTTCATTGTTGTCTGACGCGTTTCATAACCTTGGGGACGCCCTGTCAGTGGTCTTAAGTTACATTGCCCACCGGATTGGTGGTCGGCGACAGACTCGTAGCAACACCTTTGGGTATCGGCGCGCTGAAATTTTAGCGGCACTGTTGAATGCTGGCATTCTCATCGTGATCTCGGTTGTTTTGGCGATTGAGGCTGTCCGCCGGCTGATGCACCCTGAAACAGTCAAAGGTGACATTATGTTGGTGGTGGCGGTCGTTAGTTTTTTAGCCAACTTACTTTCAACGATCCTGTTGAACCACGGGGCTAAGCACAATCTAAATATTCGAGCGACTTACCTGCACTTGCTCAGTGACGCGTTGGCGTCCGTGGGCGTGATTATCGGAGCTGTGCTGATTACTGTTTGGCAGATTTACTGGGTCGACCCAGTGATTACGATTCTGGTAGCTGGTTATATCAGTTATGAATCGTGGCCCATCATTAAGCAGACGTTTGATATTCTGATGGAAGCGTCACCAGCCTTGGACTACGAGGGGATTTCGCAAGACCTAACTGCGTTGCCCGAGGTTGAGGGTGTGCACCACTTGCACGCTTGGCAGATCGACGAGAATAATGTGGTCGTTTCCGTGCATGTGAACATGGACGATTTGCCATTGAGTCAGGTTGAGCCTATTTACCGGCAGATTGAAGCTGTGTTGTGTCGAAAGTATGGGGTGAACCACGTCACGATTCAAGCTGAATGCCACCGGGGTGAGAACGAATCGCTGTTTTATCAACAAAATGATTGGCGGCATGACTAA
- a CDS encoding uracil-xanthine permease family protein — translation MKEPARYRNPDALIDIWERPSWGQWFGLSLQHLFSMFGSTVLVPILVGLNPGIALFSSGVGTLMYILITRGKIPAYMGSSFSFIVPMVALMKTTGYPGIAQGTLAVGAVYLIVALIVALVGSDWINKALPPIVVGPMVMVIGLSLAGSAAQKATVDSAGVYHWQFFAVAMATLLLTVGFNLYLRGFLSLIPILLGIVTGYLIAAMTGLVNFKPVMAAAWFQLPNFEVPILSYPLHFYWGAVVSLAPIAFVTMTEHIGHITVLNELTHRNFFEDPGLHHTLAGDGLASIIASFVGGPPVTSYGENVGVLAITRVHSVYVLIGAAVFAIIFSFVGKLSALIESIPNPVIGGISFLLFGVIASSGMRILIEKHVDFNQKRNLMIASAILVIGIGNAYLKVGQYEFSGLAVAAVLGIVLNLILPHDDKGQ, via the coding sequence ATGAAAGAACCAGCACGTTACCGCAATCCAGATGCTTTGATTGACATCTGGGAGCGACCTAGTTGGGGGCAATGGTTTGGATTGTCGCTTCAGCACTTATTTTCGATGTTTGGATCCACGGTTTTAGTACCCATCCTAGTGGGGTTAAATCCCGGAATTGCGTTGTTTAGTTCTGGGGTCGGGACGTTGATGTATATTTTAATTACCCGTGGCAAGATTCCGGCCTACATGGGCTCTAGTTTTTCGTTCATCGTGCCAATGGTTGCTCTGATGAAGACGACCGGGTACCCGGGCATCGCGCAGGGAACACTGGCGGTGGGGGCAGTTTACCTGATTGTGGCCCTGATTGTAGCTCTGGTAGGATCGGACTGGATTAATAAGGCCCTACCACCCATTGTGGTGGGTCCAATGGTGATGGTCATTGGGCTATCACTGGCCGGCAGTGCTGCTCAGAAGGCAACGGTCGACAGTGCTGGAGTCTATCACTGGCAGTTCTTTGCGGTAGCAATGGCGACGTTACTCTTAACCGTTGGGTTCAACCTCTACCTGCGGGGATTTCTGTCACTGATTCCCATTCTGTTGGGAATTGTGACTGGTTATTTGATTGCGGCCATGACGGGACTGGTGAATTTTAAACCAGTTATGGCGGCTGCTTGGTTTCAGCTCCCCAACTTTGAGGTGCCAATCCTGAGTTACCCGTTGCACTTCTACTGGGGTGCGGTGGTCAGCCTGGCACCGATTGCCTTCGTGACGATGACGGAACACATTGGTCACATCACCGTATTGAACGAGTTGACTCACCGAAACTTCTTTGAGGATCCGGGTTTACATCACACGTTGGCTGGGGATGGACTGGCTTCTATCATTGCTAGCTTCGTGGGGGGACCGCCCGTCACGTCTTACGGGGAAAATGTGGGGGTCTTGGCCATTACGCGGGTCCACAGTGTCTACGTCTTGATTGGTGCGGCCGTCTTTGCCATTATCTTCAGCTTTGTGGGTAAGTTGAGTGCTTTGATTGAGAGCATTCCTAACCCGGTCATTGGTGGGATCAGCTTCCTGCTATTTGGGGTGATTGCGTCCAGTGGGATGAGAATCTTAATTGAAAAGCACGTCGATTTCAACCAGAAACGTAACCTGATGATTGCCTCGGCCATTCTAGTAATTGGAATTGGGAATGCGTATCTCAAAGTGGGACAATACGAATTTTCTGGTCTGGCGGTTGCGGCGGTGCTGGGTATCGTATTGAACCTGATCCTACCGCACGATGATAAGGGACAATAA
- a CDS encoding GNAT family N-acetyltransferase, translated as MNLIYDEMELTDLEDVPGPDLLKVITAAYRTRTYLSGAATTVVAEANGHVVGVAFGYPGENEDIVEDVITQLTAESAAFDGPLEADSETAPGEWYLDSLAVSPDHQGMGIGRKLLRALPIYAQRDRQSVIGLNVDFENPGAMKLYERMGYEVTGTQMIGDHDYYHMQLEIGKPISIAN; from the coding sequence ATGAACTTGATTTACGACGAGATGGAACTGACCGACCTCGAGGACGTACCTGGCCCCGACTTATTGAAGGTCATCACGGCGGCTTACCGCACGCGGACTTACCTGTCCGGTGCGGCAACCACGGTGGTGGCCGAGGCCAATGGCCATGTCGTTGGGGTAGCATTTGGCTACCCTGGCGAAAATGAAGACATCGTGGAAGATGTGATTACGCAGTTGACGGCTGAGAGTGCTGCATTCGACGGCCCGCTGGAAGCGGACTCCGAGACGGCACCGGGTGAATGGTATCTGGATTCACTTGCTGTTTCTCCTGATCACCAGGGTATGGGTATTGGTCGCAAGTTATTGCGGGCTTTACCAATCTACGCCCAACGCGATCGCCAATCCGTCATCGGGTTGAACGTTGACTTTGAAAATCCTGGCGCCATGAAGTTATATGAGCGAATGGGGTATGAAGTGACTGGAACCCAGATGATCGGTGATCATGACTACTACCACATGCAACTTGAGATTGGGAAACCAATCAGCATCGCAAATTAA
- a CDS encoding DUF1003 domain-containing protein yields the protein MDGVSVSLETSLQLNELEVGLRNRIKRDYPQAKVTDYICGHHLLKYRLEHVDAMINADLKQTKKINHKLTKALQSDDYDIIDVNDSLKESLTFGQKVSDDVARFGGSWGFIFVFMFVLIGWMIVNGLHLFGVNFDNYPFILLNLVLSCVAAIQAPIIMMSQNRSADRDRMMAENDYHVNLKSEHELRLLHAKVDHLAQNQVPHTMEIERFQLEILGEIRQELAELREAKAAASTERRESHHENVDNR from the coding sequence GTGGACGGTGTGTCCGTCTCATTAGAAACGAGTCTACAACTGAACGAGCTAGAAGTGGGCCTGCGGAACCGCATTAAGCGGGATTATCCGCAGGCGAAGGTCACAGATTATATCTGTGGGCATCACCTGTTGAAGTATCGGTTGGAACACGTTGATGCCATGATCAACGCCGATCTAAAGCAAACCAAAAAGATTAACCACAAGCTGACCAAAGCACTGCAGAGCGATGACTACGATATTATCGATGTCAATGATTCTCTGAAGGAAAGCCTGACTTTTGGTCAAAAGGTATCGGATGATGTGGCCCGGTTTGGTGGGTCATGGGGGTTTATCTTTGTCTTCATGTTCGTCCTAATTGGCTGGATGATTGTCAATGGGCTCCACTTATTTGGGGTCAACTTTGACAACTACCCCTTCATTCTGTTAAATTTAGTTCTGAGCTGTGTCGCGGCGATTCAGGCCCCAATCATTATGATGAGTCAGAACCGTTCCGCCGACCGGGACCGGATGATGGCCGAAAATGACTACCATGTTAACTTGAAGTCCGAACACGAACTGCGGTTACTTCACGCTAAGGTTGATCATTTAGCGCAGAACCAGGTCCCCCATACTATGGAGATCGAACGGTTTCAGTTAGAAATTTTAGGTGAAATTCGTCAAGAACTAGCCGAATTGCGGGAGGCAAAGGCCGCCGCTTCGACAGAACGAAGGGAGTCTCACCATGAGAACGTGGATAACCGCTAG
- a CDS encoding MarR family winged helix-turn-helix transcriptional regulator, with the protein MPEVLRTVGSIARALDSIANHEFQQVALTKGQYLYLARVAEHPGIIQERLAELLKVDRTTAARAIAKLTKLGLLEKRADPQNKKIRRLYLTSSGADIYPLVKRENDYSNAQALRGFTPDEASQLADFLARVDVNVAQDWRDVKSGKQRQY; encoded by the coding sequence GTGCCAGAAGTTTTAAGAACGGTGGGGAGCATTGCCCGCGCGTTAGATTCAATCGCTAATCATGAGTTTCAGCAGGTCGCCCTCACTAAGGGGCAGTACCTGTACTTAGCCCGGGTGGCCGAACATCCCGGCATCATTCAAGAACGGCTGGCGGAGTTGTTAAAAGTTGACCGGACCACGGCTGCGCGGGCGATTGCCAAATTGACCAAGCTGGGTCTGTTAGAGAAACGAGCAGACCCTCAGAATAAAAAAATCAGAAGACTTTACTTGACGAGCAGTGGCGCCGATATTTATCCCTTAGTTAAACGGGAGAATGACTATTCTAACGCTCAGGCGTTACGGGGATTCACGCCTGACGAAGCCAGTCAGCTGGCCGACTTTTTGGCAAGGGTCGACGTTAACGTGGCTCAGGATTGGCGCGATGTCAAAAGTGGCAAGCAACGGCAATATTAA
- a CDS encoding MFS transporter yields MKRPTKAFNLPLLLAPFISRLGDALYLFGLNWFVVKATGNASLLGIIQAIGGVVLFFGDLLCGVVVDNFNRKHIVVSAELLSVLGCLFCAWWLNPQHITAAPLITLTILLDIGLAFSLPAAKAMIPELITLEGRQRFNAVSNTLIDLADICSPLLGGLLLALHWLDLRGFLLLNATSFLISFGLYLSIHYRKPVGEASQLGVKDSLLTGWRYVWQRPGLVETIVLGGLINVLFAAVRLVLPYNVNHLYGGDSSRYSYLLVVLAVGGILGGLRLTLNRTEPHRRQNYQDLILAAVAILVAGLWANYWVLLVVSGIFGFCYSCFEIRAITITQNLTEPDFLGRMFGILFLAIDAFQPVGSFVFGFVTDWLANLTLVIIGGCLLLDLGIINQWYQRLIQRN; encoded by the coding sequence ATGAAACGACCGACAAAAGCCTTTAATCTGCCACTGCTGCTGGCACCCTTCATTTCCCGTTTGGGTGATGCCCTGTACTTATTTGGGTTAAATTGGTTCGTGGTCAAGGCCACGGGTAACGCCTCACTACTAGGGATTATTCAAGCCATTGGTGGGGTGGTCTTGTTCTTCGGGGATCTGCTGTGTGGGGTCGTCGTAGATAACTTTAATCGAAAGCACATTGTGGTTAGCGCAGAATTGTTGAGTGTGTTGGGCTGCCTTTTCTGTGCCTGGTGGCTGAATCCCCAACATATTACGGCGGCACCACTAATTACGCTGACCATTTTGTTGGATATTGGGTTGGCATTCAGCCTCCCAGCAGCGAAGGCCATGATTCCGGAACTGATTACTTTAGAGGGTCGTCAACGATTCAACGCAGTTAGCAACACACTGATTGACCTAGCAGATATTTGTTCGCCGCTATTGGGTGGGCTTCTACTAGCTCTCCATTGGTTAGATTTACGGGGATTTTTGTTATTAAACGCGACATCATTCCTGATTTCGTTTGGACTGTACTTAAGTATTCATTATCGCAAGCCCGTTGGGGAGGCCTCACAACTGGGCGTCAAGGACAGTTTGCTCACGGGGTGGCGTTACGTGTGGCAACGACCTGGATTGGTGGAGACCATCGTGTTAGGTGGATTGATCAACGTGTTGTTTGCGGCCGTGCGCTTGGTGTTGCCGTATAACGTCAACCATCTGTACGGTGGGGACTCCTCACGATATAGTTACTTGTTGGTAGTTCTGGCGGTGGGTGGCATCTTAGGCGGCTTGCGGTTGACATTAAACCGAACTGAACCTCATCGTCGCCAAAACTATCAAGACTTGATTTTGGCGGCTGTAGCCATCTTGGTGGCGGGGCTTTGGGCCAACTACTGGGTCCTACTAGTAGTGAGCGGCATCTTTGGTTTTTGTTATTCGTGTTTTGAGATTCGGGCAATTACTATTACTCAGAATCTAACGGAGCCGGACTTTTTAGGACGGATGTTTGGTATCTTATTCCTAGCCATTGATGCCTTTCAGCCGGTTGGTAGCTTCGTTTTCGGGTTCGTAACGGACTGGCTGGCTAACCTAACGCTGGTTATCATCGGTGGTTGTCTGCTATTAGATTTAGGGATTATCAATCAGTGGTATCAACGGCTTATCCAGCGGAACTGA
- a CDS encoding DUF4811 domain-containing protein translates to MIIISIIITAILSFAFYVYIHNHVLSNTLTAVAVIALLTSIFFMVKNDHDHLGMQQVTETSTQKIYSASPSKQMPMMIYQSVGTADKHRVYVYKTSANAKKTSHTKAKITTNNVVKRTAGANRIVTKKVYWEYKSTAAKFWFGLSGNGHTYLKETNTIYLNKSWTVLSTTQAKQLQKMASSKHFKAQQKTAATVYVKKQVMTAMMKNPTMSAAQQKQVTKQALAAYQAQAMKQLIAQVKK, encoded by the coding sequence ATGATTATTATTTCTATCATTATTACCGCCATCTTATCTTTTGCCTTCTACGTTTACATTCACAACCACGTGCTAAGTAACACGTTAACGGCCGTGGCCGTGATTGCCCTGTTGACGAGTATCTTCTTCATGGTTAAAAATGACCATGACCACCTCGGTATGCAGCAGGTGACGGAAACTTCTACGCAGAAGATTTACTCTGCTTCCCCTTCCAAGCAGATGCCTATGATGATCTACCAATCAGTTGGAACTGCTGACAAACATCGCGTCTACGTTTACAAAACCAGTGCGAACGCTAAGAAGACCAGTCATACTAAGGCGAAGATTACCACGAACAATGTGGTTAAACGCACGGCTGGTGCCAACCGCATCGTGACCAAGAAGGTTTACTGGGAATACAAGAGTACTGCCGCTAAATTCTGGTTTGGTCTGTCCGGTAACGGCCACACTTACTTGAAGGAAACCAACACCATCTACCTCAACAAGAGCTGGACCGTGTTGAGTACCACTCAAGCCAAGCAGTTACAGAAGATGGCTAGTTCCAAGCACTTCAAGGCACAACAAAAAACTGCCGCAACGGTTTACGTTAAGAAGCAAGTCATGACTGCGATGATGAAGAATCCAACCATGTCTGCTGCCCAACAAAAACAAGTGACTAAACAAGCCTTGGCCGCTTACCAAGCCCAAGCAATGAAGCAATTGATTGCGCAAGTTAAAAAGTAA
- a CDS encoding GNAT family N-acetyltransferase, which produces MTGEIKQCTTADLKQLQAISRTTFTDTYGAVNTPADLQEYLTESYSDDQLLSELQQLTTQFDFIYVENVLAGYLKLNWGPTQSEHYGDELLEIERIYILPAFKRQGLGQQFYQHAIATAQKLGKQAIWLGVWEHNPAAQEFYHRMGFKQIGDHRFQLGTDPQRDLILRKTLV; this is translated from the coding sequence ATGACTGGAGAAATCAAACAGTGCACCACCGCCGACTTGAAGCAGCTACAAGCTATTAGTCGGACGACGTTTACGGATACCTATGGGGCGGTGAATACGCCGGCTGACCTTCAAGAATATCTAACGGAGTCGTACAGTGATGACCAGCTATTAAGTGAGTTACAGCAACTAACCACCCAATTTGACTTCATTTACGTGGAGAACGTGTTAGCAGGGTATCTGAAGCTCAACTGGGGGCCGACACAATCCGAACATTATGGGGATGAGCTGCTAGAGATCGAAAGAATTTATATCTTACCGGCTTTCAAACGCCAGGGTCTAGGTCAACAGTTCTATCAACACGCCATCGCGACGGCCCAGAAGTTAGGAAAGCAGGCCATCTGGCTGGGCGTGTGGGAACATAACCCAGCAGCTCAGGAATTTTATCACCGGATGGGCTTTAAACAAATTGGCGATCACCGCTTTCAATTGGGCACTGATCCGCAGCGTGATTTAATTCTACGGAAAACGCTGGTATAA
- a CDS encoding MerR family transcriptional regulator, whose translation MKMNLTELAASAGVDASRIEEYAKNGLLGENHSTKEFDDSDLYWIDMIQCFQDNGTSLDDLSGLLPRCRKGQTALTQVN comes from the coding sequence ATGAAGATGAACTTAACTGAACTGGCTGCATCAGCTGGTGTTGACGCAAGCCGCATTGAAGAATATGCGAAGAACGGGTTGTTAGGCGAGAATCATTCAACTAAGGAATTCGACGATTCAGATTTATACTGGATCGACATGATTCAATGTTTTCAGGACAACGGAACGTCTTTAGACGACTTATCCGGATTACTGCCACGTTGCCGTAAAGGGCAAACAGCGTTAACCCAGGTGAACTAG
- a CDS encoding MDR family MFS transporter — protein sequence MGTAVDTNGKAYNRTLLVVLLLVGTFCTVLNQTILSTAYPTLMKAFDVSTSTVQWLTTGFLLVNGIMIPISAWLLTTISTKWLYISAMSTFLIGTILCWSAVNFPMLLAGRLIQALGVGVSMPLLQTMMLTIFPANKRGTAMGLAGIVIGLAPAIGPTLSGWVIDNWTWRDLFGMIIPVVAVVILASFWVMHSVLETHKEPLDLLSVVLSTIGFGSMLYGFSSVGDDGWGSAIVLSTLAIGFVFVGLFIWRQLTMKDPFLNFRVYKSKEFTVSAILSSVVNMAMVGVEMVIPLYLQMVKGMSAFHSGLTLLAGALMMGIMSPITGRAFDRFGAKRLATMGMFLLTIGTLPFVWITKDTATIYIVLLYAIRMFGIAMVMMPATTAGMNALPLNMISHGTAVNNTQRQVASSVGTAILISVLTNVTKGQIPAKHILKSNPLSYADGAINATLSGYHAAFWIAVGFCVVALVIAFFLKGQNRSTHMADVDSTVAKENKAAVEGGAA from the coding sequence TTGGGAACTGCTGTTGATACCAACGGGAAAGCCTACAACCGGACTTTACTCGTTGTTCTCCTATTAGTGGGAACGTTCTGTACGGTACTGAACCAAACGATTTTAAGTACCGCTTACCCCACCTTGATGAAGGCCTTTGACGTTTCGACCTCCACCGTACAATGGTTGACGACTGGATTCTTACTGGTTAACGGGATCATGATTCCTATCAGTGCTTGGTTACTGACGACGATTAGTACGAAGTGGTTGTACATTAGCGCCATGTCAACTTTCTTAATCGGGACCATTCTCTGTTGGTCCGCCGTTAACTTTCCAATGCTGTTAGCTGGCCGATTGATTCAGGCCTTAGGTGTGGGTGTTTCCATGCCTTTACTGCAAACCATGATGCTGACCATCTTCCCTGCTAACAAACGGGGAACTGCCATGGGACTTGCCGGGATTGTTATCGGTTTGGCCCCAGCAATTGGGCCGACCCTATCTGGATGGGTCATTGACAACTGGACTTGGCGGGACCTTTTCGGGATGATCATTCCCGTTGTCGCTGTCGTCATCTTAGCTAGTTTTTGGGTCATGCACAGTGTGCTGGAAACGCACAAGGAACCTTTGGACCTCTTGTCCGTGGTTCTTTCTACGATTGGGTTCGGAAGCATGCTCTACGGATTCTCCTCCGTTGGTGACGACGGTTGGGGTAGCGCCATTGTCCTTTCGACGTTAGCCATCGGCTTTGTCTTCGTGGGTCTGTTCATCTGGCGTCAACTGACCATGAAGGATCCATTCCTGAACTTCCGAGTTTACAAATCAAAGGAGTTCACCGTCTCTGCTATCCTGAGTTCTGTGGTCAACATGGCCATGGTGGGGGTTGAAATGGTCATCCCCCTTTACCTACAAATGGTGAAAGGCATGTCCGCTTTCCACTCCGGCTTAACGCTGCTAGCCGGTGCCCTGATGATGGGGATCATGAGTCCAATTACTGGTCGTGCATTTGACCGGTTTGGGGCCAAGCGTTTGGCCACGATGGGGATGTTCTTACTGACCATCGGGACCTTACCATTCGTCTGGATCACTAAGGATACTGCAACCATCTACATTGTCTTGCTCTACGCCATCCGAATGTTTGGGATTGCCATGGTCATGATGCCAGCAACCACAGCCGGAATGAACGCTTTGCCATTGAACATGATCTCTCACGGAACTGCCGTCAACAACACCCAACGACAAGTTGCCAGTTCAGTGGGGACTGCCATCTTGATCAGTGTCTTGACTAACGTGACCAAGGGCCAAATACCTGCTAAGCACATCTTAAAGAGTAACCCACTGAGTTACGCTGACGGTGCGATCAACGCTACCTTATCCGGGTACCACGCTGCCTTCTGGATTGCTGTTGGTTTCTGTGTGGTTGCCCTGGTCATTGCCTTCTTCTTAAAGGGCCAGAACCGGTCAACCCATATGGCTGACGTCGATTCAACAGTGGCTAAGGAAAATAAGGCTGCCGTTGAAGGAGGTGCCGCCTAA
- a CDS encoding AzlC family ABC transporter permease, translated as MNPSLTFKSGVRDVLPTVFGYIGVGLAFGIVAHTSHLSLLVVAGMSFIVYAGSAQFIITSMLLLHDPLSGIFISTFLVNSRMILMSTSLAQYFRHESLFKNLLIGSLVTDETFALAMNKQNKTKGKLSFAWQSGANLVAYLVWGIATVIGAMLGGLIADPTRFGFDFALTAMFIGLVYLQLISDRHLGISLQLYVMAFVALVYYLAIGVMSQNFALLAATVAGCLFGMGMKKWR; from the coding sequence GTGAATCCTTCACTTACCTTTAAATCCGGCGTTCGGGACGTCCTCCCCACCGTCTTCGGGTACATTGGCGTTGGCCTGGCCTTCGGTATCGTTGCCCATACCAGTCATTTAAGCCTCTTAGTCGTTGCTGGGATGTCGTTTATCGTTTACGCAGGTTCAGCACAATTTATTATCACTAGCATGCTTCTGCTGCACGACCCCCTTTCTGGGATCTTCATTTCTACTTTTCTGGTCAACTCACGCATGATTCTGATGAGTACCAGCCTGGCCCAGTACTTCCGCCACGAGTCCCTGTTCAAAAACCTCTTGATTGGCTCGCTGGTCACAGACGAAACGTTCGCCCTCGCTATGAACAAGCAAAATAAGACCAAAGGTAAACTCAGCTTCGCTTGGCAATCCGGCGCTAACCTGGTCGCTTACCTGGTCTGGGGCATTGCGACCGTTATCGGTGCAATGTTGGGTGGTCTGATTGCCGATCCAACTCGGTTTGGATTCGACTTCGCCCTCACCGCCATGTTCATTGGCCTGGTCTATCTCCAACTGATCAGTGACCGGCACCTGGGAATCTCGTTGCAGCTCTACGTCATGGCGTTCGTCGCCTTGGTCTACTACCTGGCGATTGGCGTCATGAGTCAAAACTTCGCGCTACTGGCCGCTACCGTGGCTGGCTGTCTGTTTGGAATGGGGATGAAGAAATGGCGATAA